Below is a genomic region from Paraburkholderia sp. BL23I1N1.
GGCGGCCGCGTTTCAGGTGCGCCTGGCGCGAGCGCGCCGCGCCGGCGCAACAACACGCGAATGCGGGCGAGCAGTTCAGCGGGATCGGCGGGCTTGCTCATGAAATCGTCGGCGCCGAGTTCGAGACCAATCACGCGATCAATCGCCTTGCTGCTCGCCGACAGCAAGATCACCGGCACGTCGTTGCCGCTCATGCGCAAGTCGCGCAAGACAGCGAGGCCGTCGCCGTGCGGTGCGGAGATATCGAGTACCAGCAACGCCGGCCGCTCCATCTCGATCACGTGCTTCAGCCCCGCGCAATGCGGACGTGCGGACACGCCGCAGCCCTGTCCGCGTAAAGATTCGCCCACCACGGCCGTTAAGCCGGCGTCGGCGCCAACAAAAAGAACGTGCTGACTCATCCAACTGATTCCAGGAGACGATCGGTTTTCAGAGACAGGCGATGGCTTGCAGGAATAGCAAAGCCGCTGACCGCTTGTCGTCCGCGTCGCCATCTTCCCTGTAGGCGGATGTTCTCAAAACGCGGAACAGCCCCCAAGGTTGGCAATTTCTTCCCAACTCTTTCAACGCGGAACGTGATATGGGATTGCTCGTGACGTCACCGCACGATGCGCGCGCCTGCTCCCGAAAAGTCTCACCTTTGGCACGGAGCGATCGGGGTTCTGCGTGAAGTGTTCAGCGGCCACTCCCGAAAACGCTCACCTTTCGAGCGTTGAGGCAGGCCGCAAAGGCATGCTGGGCGGGATATCGGGCATTCCGAACAGGTCATTCCCGAAAACCCTCACCTTTGAAGGGTTGCAGGTAGTCTGCATACCCAGGTAAGAGACGGTTTGAGTGGCGCTTGCGAGAGTCGCCGTGGAATGGCTGGAAGGTGAGGCGCAATGATGTGGCGCAGCTCACGTGTCCGCGATCGCGGCACGCTCCCGAATATTCTCACCTTTAGGTCGACGAACGCACGAGCAACGCCGTGCCGTCAACATCGCGACAGCGGGCTTGTTCACGCATTGAGCGTGTTTTTGACGGCAGCCGCAGTCACGAATCCTGCTGTGCACGACACCGGCGCGCGGCTCCCGAAAGTTCTCACCTTCGCCAAAACCCGCCGTGCGTGCAGCGTCTAGCTCGCCAGCTTGCGGAACGTTTCCAGCACCGCGTCGCCCTTGAACGGCTTGACGATCCAGCCTTTGACGCCCGCCGCCTTGCCGCGCTCTTTCATCGCCGGGCTGCTCTCGGTCGTCAGCATGATGACGTTGACGGTCGTGTTCGCGAGTTCGCCGCGAATCTTCTCGACCATCGTCAGGCCGTCCATGTTCGGCATGTTGACGTCGCTGATCACCAGCTTGATGCCGGGGCTGGCCTTCAGTTTGGCGAGGCCGTCCTTACCGTCCACCGCCGTATCGACGTCCAGACCGTTCTTCTTCAGAAAACCGGCCACTTCGTCGCGCACGGTGCTCGAGTCATCCACCACCAGAATTTTCGACATATTTTTTCCTATGACAACACTTAGAACAGATCCAGTTCGCCCGCTTCGACCATCGCGCCGACATCGTCCGCGATTTCCCTGAAGTCTTCCGGCGACCAGCTCAGACTGAACACAAAACGTTGATGCAGCTTGACCGAACGGCCCGACTGCGCGTCCGTCAGCGCGTACATGAAACACAGCTGCGGATTGCCGCTGCC
It encodes:
- a CDS encoding winged helix-turn-helix domain-containing protein is translated as MSQHVLFVGADAGLTAVVGESLRGQGCGVSARPHCAGLKHVIEMERPALLVLDISAPHGDGLAVLRDLRMSGNDVPVILLSASSKAIDRVIGLELGADDFMSKPADPAELLARIRVLLRRRGALAPGAPETRPPYRFGRCELNFSARELRRDNEHFALRSSEFALLKIFVNHAMTVLTRVQLNEKLRGNSVLHQGRSLDVSIWRLRRLIEIDPSEPRFVQTVWGRGYVFVPHGEIGAAERGAMVAPGV
- a CDS encoding response regulator, whose amino-acid sequence is MSKILVVDDSSTVRDEVAGFLKKNGLDVDTAVDGKDGLAKLKASPGIKLVISDVNMPNMDGLTMVEKIRGELANTTVNVIMLTTESSPAMKERGKAAGVKGWIVKPFKGDAVLETFRKLAS